In a single window of the Gemmatimonadota bacterium genome:
- a CDS encoding aminotransferase class V-fold PLP-dependent enzyme: MTTPTHPITAEEAAYWSEIRKQFYLMDDVTYLQGGTVGPSARPVIERIIDLMREFEADPLNRRHGDLLRPLVEASREKLARFVGTTPDRIALVLNTTMGMNIPGQGLIWERGSDVLLSDQEYPAVRALWTWLAERDGLNLNYVSLPIPPSSPQDIVDAYSAGITENTSVVIFSHVYFTTGLVAPITELTRLAHGHGAVAMVDGAHAVGMVPLDLSEVGCDFYASSSHKWLLAPKGVGFLYMDEKYQNRIRPVIIGHNMRETDSASRYDVNGTRDLTHHAGLGDAIDYQEEIGWDSRIRPYCLGLARYLKAQAVERIRGARLTIPMDESMSGFISSFSIEGIDLSKVCQYLWSDYKIEVTALGVDGQSFFRVSTHFYDSYDDIDRFISAINEIIAKYPDVKLD; this comes from the coding sequence ATGACCACACCCACGCATCCCATCACTGCCGAAGAAGCGGCCTATTGGTCGGAGATCCGGAAACAGTTCTACCTGATGGACGACGTGACCTATCTGCAGGGCGGAACGGTAGGTCCGTCCGCCAGGCCGGTCATCGAACGCATCATCGACCTGATGCGGGAATTCGAGGCAGATCCACTGAACCGACGGCACGGAGACTTGCTCAGGCCCCTGGTGGAGGCATCCAGGGAGAAGCTGGCCAGGTTCGTGGGGACGACCCCGGACCGGATCGCCCTCGTGCTGAACACGACGATGGGCATGAACATACCCGGCCAGGGCCTGATCTGGGAACGGGGCAGCGACGTGCTGCTCAGCGACCAGGAATACCCCGCCGTCCGTGCCCTGTGGACATGGCTGGCCGAGCGGGACGGCCTGAACCTGAACTATGTTTCCCTGCCCATTCCGCCGTCCTCGCCACAGGACATCGTGGACGCCTATTCGGCGGGCATCACGGAGAATACCAGCGTCGTGATCTTCAGTCACGTGTATTTCACGACCGGACTGGTGGCTCCCATCACGGAACTGACCCGCCTGGCCCATGGCCACGGGGCCGTGGCCATGGTGGACGGCGCACACGCCGTGGGGATGGTTCCCCTGGACCTGTCCGAAGTCGGATGCGACTTCTACGCCAGCAGTTCCCACAAGTGGCTGCTGGCGCCGAAGGGCGTGGGGTTCCTCTACATGGACGAAAAGTACCAGAACCGGATCCGGCCCGTGATTATCGGCCACAACATGCGCGAAACCGATTCGGCCAGCCGCTACGACGTGAACGGGACCCGGGACCTGACCCACCACGCGGGCCTGGGAGACGCCATCGACTACCAGGAGGAAATCGGCTGGGATAGCAGGATCCGGCCCTACTGCCTCGGCCTGGCGCGGTACCTGAAGGCCCAGGCGGTCGAGCGAATAAGGGGGGCCCGCCTCACGATCCCGATGGATGAATCCATGTCCGGGTTCATTTCCAGTTTCTCGATCGAAGGCATCGACCTGTCGAAGGTATGCCAGTATCTCTGGAGCGACTACAAGATCGAGGTCACCGCCCTCGGGGTGGATGGCCAGTCGTTCTTCAGGGTGTCCACCCATTTCTACGATTCCTACGACGACATAGACCGGTTCATCAGCGCGATCAACGAAATCATCGCCAAGTATCCCGACGTGAAACTGGATTGA
- a CDS encoding alanine--glyoxylate aminotransferase family protein — protein MPVSLERLQDRGHRPRGGWPVVLQGVHPFLRFLRRHRPVHQRDQRNHRQVSRRETGLNVPMTRPKLLLPGPIDIWEDTLEALSQQVLPHYGEDFGPIYEETVSMLRTVFQTRNDVIIMTAPGSGALDAGLSSLFQPGEQVAVVTNGPFANRLVEILKAFRSEVIAVDDPWGEPGDPDKMRSALKRHPQAAGLVVVANDTGTGVQNPLEAYAGLAREFDLPFFVDGVSALGGYDIPVDELGIDVAVTSSNKALETAPGLGILAVSDRAWDIIRAKDSAHRGWYYDLSVWKRASESSGEHPYPTTQASSLIVSLHASLKRILHRETLEGHWARYAWARSVVRAGLRAVGCTPIVADAAASCTVTTFRVHPDVSEAAELRTYLLRNHGFLAAQAMGEFARDALRVGHMGKAGSREYIEPFLLGMEDFFRTVKGHDLPHGCSLEGLRQAPISY, from the coding sequence ATGCCAGTATCTCTGGAGCGACTACAAGATCGAGGTCACCGCCCTCGGGGTGGATGGCCAGTCGTTCTTCAGGGTGTCCACCCATTTCTACGATTCCTACGACGACATAGACCGGTTCATCAGCGCGATCAACGAAATCATCGCCAAGTATCCCGACGTGAAACTGGATTGAACGTGCCCATGACCCGTCCCAAATTGTTGCTGCCCGGTCCCATCGATATCTGGGAGGATACCCTGGAGGCGCTCAGCCAGCAGGTGTTGCCTCACTACGGTGAAGACTTCGGACCCATCTACGAAGAAACCGTATCGATGCTCCGGACCGTTTTCCAGACCCGCAACGACGTGATCATCATGACGGCCCCCGGTTCGGGCGCGCTTGACGCTGGTCTCAGCAGTCTCTTCCAGCCCGGAGAACAGGTGGCGGTGGTGACCAACGGACCGTTCGCCAATCGCCTCGTCGAAATCCTGAAGGCCTTCCGTAGCGAGGTCATCGCCGTGGACGACCCCTGGGGCGAGCCCGGCGATCCGGACAAAATGCGTAGCGCCCTGAAACGTCACCCCCAGGCCGCCGGCCTGGTCGTGGTTGCGAATGACACCGGTACGGGCGTGCAGAATCCGCTGGAGGCCTACGCCGGCCTGGCCCGTGAATTCGACCTGCCCTTTTTCGTGGACGGCGTGTCGGCCCTGGGAGGCTACGACATCCCCGTGGACGAACTGGGGATCGACGTGGCTGTGACCTCCTCCAACAAGGCCCTGGAGACCGCGCCCGGACTGGGCATCCTTGCGGTCAGCGACCGGGCGTGGGACATCATTCGCGCCAAGGACAGCGCGCACCGCGGCTGGTACTACGACCTCTCCGTCTGGAAACGGGCGTCCGAATCTTCGGGAGAGCATCCCTATCCCACGACCCAGGCCAGCAGCCTGATCGTCTCCCTGCATGCCAGCCTGAAAAGAATCCTGCACCGGGAGACGCTGGAAGGTCACTGGGCCCGGTACGCGTGGGCCCGATCCGTGGTCCGTGCCGGGTTGCGCGCGGTGGGGTGCACGCCCATCGTGGCCGATGCCGCCGCGTCCTGTACGGTGACCACCTTCCGGGTCCATCCGGACGTGTCCGAAGCCGCGGAACTGCGCACCTACCTGCTCCGCAACCACGGGTTCCTGGCGGCCCAGGCCATGGGAGAGTTCGCCCGGGACGCCCTGCGCGTCGGACACATGGGAAAGGCCGGTTCGCGGGAGTACATCGAACCCTTCCTGCTCGGGATGGAAGATTTCTTCCGCACGGTCAAGGGCCACGACCTGCCGCACGGCTGCAGCCTGGAGGGGTTGCGGCAGGCTCCGATTTCCTACTGA